CGCCGGTCTTCGGATCGATGATCTCGACAAGGTAGCAGTCGTGCCAGATGTGAAGCCCGTCCCTCTCCGGGCACTCGAACGCCACGCCGGGACCGTACATCTCCGAGAGCCCGTAACTGTCGTAGGCCTTCACTCCGAGACGCCGTTCGAGCTCGTTGCGCATGCTCTCCGACCAGGGTTCGGCCCCGAATATCCCGGTTTTCAGGGTATCGAGCGTCTTTCCCATCGACTCGGCCACCTCGGCGAGGTGGAGGGCGTAACTTGGCGTGCAGTGGAGGGCGGTCACCCCGAAGTCCTCGATCATCTCGATCTGGCGGCGGGTGTTCCCGGTCGCGCTCGGGATCACGGTCATCCCGATCTTCTCGGCGCCGTAGTGGAACCCGAGCCCCCCGGTGAAGAGGCCGTAGTTGACGGCGTTCTGGAAGACGTCGTCCTCCCCTAGACCGATCATCGTCATGTTTCGCGCGATCAGTTCCGACCAGTTATCCAGATCCTGCCGGGTGTAGCCGACGACGGTTGGTTTCCCTGTCGTGCCGGAGGTGGTGTGGATTCGGACGATCTCTTTTAGGGGAACCGCGAAGAGACCGAACGGGTATCCGGCCTGGAGCTCCTTTTTGTAGGTAAAAGGGAGCTTCTCCACGTCGTCAAGCGTCTTAATATCGTCCGGCGAGATGCCCGCTTCCTTCAGCTTTCTCTGGTACAGTCCTACTTTCTGTGCCTGGGCTAGCGACCATTTCAGCCGCTTCAGTTGCAGATCCGCGAGTTCGCTAGATCGGATCGTCTCCA
The genomic region above belongs to Methanoculleus horonobensis and contains:
- a CDS encoding phenylacetate--CoA ligase family protein, with amino-acid sequence MFWNRAMETIRSSELADLQLKRLKWSLAQAQKVGLYQRKLKEAGISPDDIKTLDDVEKLPFTYKKELQAGYPFGLFAVPLKEIVRIHTTSGTTGKPTVVGYTRQDLDNWSELIARNMTMIGLGEDDVFQNAVNYGLFTGGLGFHYGAEKIGMTVIPSATGNTRRQIEMIEDFGVTALHCTPSYALHLAEVAESMGKTLDTLKTGIFGAEPWSESMRNELERRLGVKAYDSYGLSEMYGPGVAFECPERDGLHIWHDCYLVEIIDPKTGERLAPGERGELVITPLVKNALPLVRYRTGDVTRLMDDGCVCGRGQKIERITGRSDDMLVIRGINVFPSQIEHVLRALPEVGEQFIVYIDRVKHLDEMTIEVEMSRAGFSGELQDLARMQKKISGELHNILGLRTAVKLVEPGALPRFEGKAKRVIDRRGVF